In Arachis stenosperma cultivar V10309 chromosome 1, arast.V10309.gnm1.PFL2, whole genome shotgun sequence, one DNA window encodes the following:
- the LOC130936404 gene encoding protein NONRESPONDING TO OXYLIPINS 2, mitochondrial-like isoform X1 produces the protein MASACSRIAQRAYSFSCIKSSIKSTLRSSSFSKSATNTATTSSPLCRSILTRVAPELRCAQSLLPLHSAVATARMTSCLSTTSRSCRALSQELGLSVPR, from the exons ATGGCTTCAGCGTGCAGCAGAATTGCGCAAAGAGCATATTcattttcttgcataaaatcAAGCATCAAATCTACTCTTCGCTCTTCATCCTTCTCCAAGTCAGCCACCAACACCGCCACCACTTCTTCTCCTCTTTGCCGATCCATTTTAACCAG GGTTGCTCCGGAACTAAGATGCGCGCAGTCGTTGCTGCCGCTGCATAGTGCGGTTGCGACGGCGAGGATGACGTCATGCCTGAGTACAACATCTCGGAGCTGCCGAGCTCTATCACAGG AGCTCGGTCTATCAGTTCCAAGGTAA
- the LOC130936404 gene encoding protein NONRESPONDING TO OXYLIPINS 2, mitochondrial-like isoform X2, whose protein sequence is MASACSRIAQRAYSFSCIKSSIKSTLRSSSFSKSATNTATTSSPLCRSILTRVAPELRCAQSLLPLHSAVATARMTSCLSTTSRSCRALSQGT, encoded by the exons ATGGCTTCAGCGTGCAGCAGAATTGCGCAAAGAGCATATTcattttcttgcataaaatcAAGCATCAAATCTACTCTTCGCTCTTCATCCTTCTCCAAGTCAGCCACCAACACCGCCACCACTTCTTCTCCTCTTTGCCGATCCATTTTAACCAG GGTTGCTCCGGAACTAAGATGCGCGCAGTCGTTGCTGCCGCTGCATAGTGCGGTTGCGACGGCGAGGATGACGTCATGCCTGAGTACAACATCTCGGAGCTGCCGAGCTCTATCACAGG GCACATAG